The Vibrio syngnathi DNA window ATCTTTTTCGACAGCCGTCTTTACCAAGTCCATCAGTTGTTGCCAATTCTCATATTCAGGTTGTGATGCCATATCTCTACACTTACTTTTAAATTCTGACTTTAAAGAGTCGCTTAACGATTGAAAGCGTCGAACACTTTATACCGAAACACTTGATGTGATCCAATGTAAAAAGGCAGTAAGTGGAAATGGTTCGCACTCACTGCCTTTAATATTACTCAGCTTGGAGAAAAATGCAGAGAGCTTAGTATTTCGTTTTTGCCTCATGGGGCGCTAAAAACGTCCCTTTCTCACCCAGGATATCTCGATAGTAAGTCTCAAACATCAAGATATTCTGAACATAACCACGAGTCTCTTTGAATGGGATCATCTCGATAAAAGCAAATGCATCGAGCTTTTCATCGCTGCGTGATCGCCACTGTTTCACACGACTAGGGCCAGCATTATACGCGGCAAATGCGAAGATGCGGTTATCATCATATTGAGCGAGTAGGCCATCTAAATAATGACTGCCTATCTCAATATTCTTACCTACATCATAAAGATCATCGCTGCCCTGGTACTTAATCTTATGTTTATTAGCCGTGTATTGTGCCGTCTTTGGCATAATTTGCATGATGCCACGCGCGCCAACTGGAGAGCGAGCCTCTGAATCCATCGCACTCTCTTGTCTTGCTAAAGACATCAAAGTAATTGGATCGAGATCATGCTTCTCGGCATAGAAATTAAACCACCACTTATGAGCGACAGGGAAACGTAACGCAATGTTATCCCACATCTTCGCAGAAATACTCGCCGTTACCGTAAAGTGATTCCATCGCTGTGTCGCAGCATGAGCAGCAAGCATCGCTTTTTGCTCTTTATCTGCATGACTTAATAACCAGCGCCACTCACTCTTTGCAGCCGCTATTTTATCTCGCTCAATCAGCTCACCGATACGAACCAAAGAAGTGTCGAATGGTTTCACCATTTCTGCACTGTATTTAAGAGTCGACGTTGGATAGCTAACTGGCTTATTTAATTGCTTAGCGGCAGCCACACTGTAGAAATTACGCTGACCCAAAATGTCTGACAGTCGCTTATTACCCTTAGCAGTATCGCCTAGTGCAATCTCAGCTCTACCCTGCCAATACTGCCAGCGAAGCGAAGCTTGATGTTTACCATCTAAGCGCGCAATCCACTCTTTCAAACCCGTCCAATCGGCATGTTGAATAGCCAAGCGAGCTCGTCTTTCCAGCAAAACTTGCTTTGATGAACTCGCGAGCATTTTGTCTCGCCACGCCATCAACTCTTCAGAGTCGGTATTGATCAAGTGGAACGCTAGGTAATCCGCGAGCTCTTGGGATTTTTCTTTCGAAAATTTTTGAGCTTTCACAACATCATCAAAAACCTCTTGCGCGCTGCTTGCGGATTTCCTGACTAGCTTCTCGAAACCAAATTCAGTTTGAGCTTGGTAGAATTCATTCGCTGGGTACTTCTTAGCAAACGCGAGTACATTTTCAGGCTTGTTGTACAACGCCTTCATCTGCTTCGCTTGAGTAATTGACTCATCATGATCTAATTGCTTAACCAAGTAGCTCATTAACTTACCGTTTCGACTCTCGAACGCTAAAAGCATTCTGTCCAGAATCAGCTGATCCGTTCTTAAGCCCGCTTCATCCCAACTTTCGAAAAGTGAATCACAGTTATCATCAACACCACTGCCACTTAACCAAAGTTGTTTCGCACCTTTAAAGGCGAGATCTTGATTACCTTGTTCATAATTAGCGCGGTAATAGATACATTGATATTTTTCACCAACAGGCTCTTGGGTTTGAAACTCAAGGATCGTCTTCCACTGTTTTTGAGCCGCCAATAAATCTAAATAAGGCGCTCGTATACGATTGGAAAACGGCAGTGCTTTGTTCTCTTCAATAAAAGCATCCACCTCGCTTGGCGTTCGATCACCTAAGCCCAATAAAAAGGCGCGATAGTCAGTGTAAGGTGTTAACGGGTATGTTTGAATTTTATTACGAAGTGCTGAATAAGCTTTTAGATCACGGTTGTCTAAAACCTCTTGCGCTCTGTCATAAACATCACGCTGCATTTCAAGCTCGGAAGCATTGCTGGCCATAGCCATTGGAGCCTGTGAAAATGAAAACAAAATTGCCGATGCAGCGACAGCAATTTTCGTATTACCAATGCGGAAAAACATTCGCTCTTTCCTTAGTGCGTGTATGAATACGTGAAGTCTATTTACGCCCGACATCACATCAAATGTAAAGAGTTTGAGTGTAAATGTTGTTAATATTTAACACATCGCCTCGAAAGCTTATTAAATATAGTTTTAATGACCAATGTGACAATAATAGGTGAGGATTAGTTCAAGAATGGCTTTTCTGTCCTAGGAGTAACATCTTTGAGGATATTGGTATAAAATAGCAAACAATTTTGAACAATAATTAGGATCGATCGGCAATGGCTGAATACGTATATACCATGTCTCGGGTGAGCAAAACTGTTCCACCTAAGCGTCAAATTCTTAAAGACATTTCTCTTAGCTTTTTTCCTGGCGCTAAAATCGGTGTTTTGGGTCTAAATGGTTCAGGTAAATCTACCCTACTACGTATCATGGCTGGTATTGATACTGATATTGATGGTGAAGCACGTGCACAACAAGGTCTAAAAGTAGGTTACCTACCTCAAGAACCTGTACTAGACGAATCAAAAACCGTTCGTGAAATCGTAGAAGAAGCAGTTTCAGATGTTGCTGACGCACTTAAGCGCATCGACGCAGTATATGCTGCTTACGCAGAACCTGATGCAGATTTCGATGCATTAGCGAAAGAGCAAGGTGAGCTTGAAGCACTGATCCAAGCAAAAGATGGTCATAACCTAGAAACAGCTCTAGAGCGAGCTGCAGATGCACTTCGTCTTCCTGAGTGGGATGCGAAAATCGAATTCCTATCAGGTGGTGAACGTCGTCGTGTTGCGATATGTCGTCTACTTCTTGAGAAGCCAGACATGCTGCTTCTTGATGAACCAACCAACCACTTGGATGCAGAATCAGTTGCTTGGCTTGAGCATTTCCTTGTTGATTACAGCGGTACTGTTGTGGCTATTACCCACGACCGTTACTTCCTAGACAACGCTGCAGGTTGGATTCTAGAACTTGACCGTGGTGAAGGTATCCCATGGGAAGGTAACTACACATCTTGGCTAGAACAGAAAGATGAGCGTTTGAAGCAAGAAAAAGCTGGCGAAAGCGCACGTCAAAAAACGATTGAGAAAGAACTTGAATGGGTTCGTCAAAACCCTAAAGGTCGTCAAGCTAAGTCTAAAGCTCGTATGGCTCGTTTTGAAGAAATGACGACTGGCCAATACCAGAAGCGTAACGAAACCAACGAATTGTTCATCCCACCAGGTGAGCGTTTAGGTGACAAGGTACTTGAAGTTAAGAACCTAACGAAGTCATTTGGTGATCGCGTTCTTATCGATGACCTATCATTCAGCATGCCTAAAGGCGCTATCGTTGGTATCGTTGGTGCCAATGGTGCGGGTAAATCAACACTATTCAAGATGCTAAGTGGCGCAGAACAGCCAGATTCAGGCACAGTTGAACTTGGCGAAACGGTTAAGCTTGCTTCTGTTGATCAGTTCCGTGACAGCATGGACGACACAAAAACAGTATTCCAAGAGATCTCTGAAGGCGCTGATATCATTAAGATCAACAACTTCGAAATCCCTGCTCGTGCATACTGCTCTCGTTTCAACTTCAAAGGCAACGACCAACAGAAGATCATCGGTCAGCTTTCAGGTGGTGAACGCAACCGTGTTCACTTAGCGAAACTGCTAAAAGCGGGCGGTAACGTACTGCTACTCGATGAACCAACCAATGACCTTGATGTTGAGACGCTACGAGCTCTTGAAGAAGCACTACTTGAGTTCCCTGGCTGTGCAATGGTTATCTCGCATGACCGTTGGTTCCTTGACCGTATTGCGACCCATATCTTAGACTACCGTGATGAAGGTCAAGTTAACTTCTACGAAGGTAACTATACTGAATATACAGAGTGGCTGAAAAAGACTCTAGGTGCACAAGCGGCAGAACCTCACCGCATCAAATACAAACGTATTGCAAAGTAAATAAGCTTGTATTTTGAACAAAGGCCGCGATAATAGCGGCCTTTGATATATCTGGTTATATGTTACGTATTGATATAGAGAGATTAGTTATGATTGAAAGACGTCAATTTTCACGAGTTGTTTATCAAACCCCGACTGATATATCACAAGGGAACGTAAATGTATCAGGCTCAGTACAAGACTTATCTCTTCATGGCCTACTCATTCAATGCGATAAATTACAGCAACTCAGAACTGACATTCCTGTTCAAGTCAGCTTTAAGCTCGAAAACAGTGATATCAATATTCAGTTAGAAGCAACGATAGTCTCGACCATCAATACCTCAATGCGTTTACGTATAGAGCATTTAGATATTGATAGTATCAGCCACCTTAAGCGCCTTGTGGAACT harbors:
- a CDS encoding transglycosylase SLT domain-containing protein, which gives rise to MFFRIGNTKIAVAASAILFSFSQAPMAMASNASELEMQRDVYDRAQEVLDNRDLKAYSALRNKIQTYPLTPYTDYRAFLLGLGDRTPSEVDAFIEENKALPFSNRIRAPYLDLLAAQKQWKTILEFQTQEPVGEKYQCIYYRANYEQGNQDLAFKGAKQLWLSGSGVDDNCDSLFESWDEAGLRTDQLILDRMLLAFESRNGKLMSYLVKQLDHDESITQAKQMKALYNKPENVLAFAKKYPANEFYQAQTEFGFEKLVRKSASSAQEVFDDVVKAQKFSKEKSQELADYLAFHLINTDSEELMAWRDKMLASSSKQVLLERRARLAIQHADWTGLKEWIARLDGKHQASLRWQYWQGRAEIALGDTAKGNKRLSDILGQRNFYSVAAAKQLNKPVSYPTSTLKYSAEMVKPFDTSLVRIGELIERDKIAAAKSEWRWLLSHADKEQKAMLAAHAATQRWNHFTVTASISAKMWDNIALRFPVAHKWWFNFYAEKHDLDPITLMSLARQESAMDSEARSPVGARGIMQIMPKTAQYTANKHKIKYQGSDDLYDVGKNIEIGSHYLDGLLAQYDDNRIFAFAAYNAGPSRVKQWRSRSDEKLDAFAFIEMIPFKETRGYVQNILMFETYYRDILGEKGTFLAPHEAKTKY
- the ettA gene encoding energy-dependent translational throttle protein EttA, giving the protein MAEYVYTMSRVSKTVPPKRQILKDISLSFFPGAKIGVLGLNGSGKSTLLRIMAGIDTDIDGEARAQQGLKVGYLPQEPVLDESKTVREIVEEAVSDVADALKRIDAVYAAYAEPDADFDALAKEQGELEALIQAKDGHNLETALERAADALRLPEWDAKIEFLSGGERRRVAICRLLLEKPDMLLLDEPTNHLDAESVAWLEHFLVDYSGTVVAITHDRYFLDNAAGWILELDRGEGIPWEGNYTSWLEQKDERLKQEKAGESARQKTIEKELEWVRQNPKGRQAKSKARMARFEEMTTGQYQKRNETNELFIPPGERLGDKVLEVKNLTKSFGDRVLIDDLSFSMPKGAIVGIVGANGAGKSTLFKMLSGAEQPDSGTVELGETVKLASVDQFRDSMDDTKTVFQEISEGADIIKINNFEIPARAYCSRFNFKGNDQQKIIGQLSGGERNRVHLAKLLKAGGNVLLLDEPTNDLDVETLRALEEALLEFPGCAMVISHDRWFLDRIATHILDYRDEGQVNFYEGNYTEYTEWLKKTLGAQAAEPHRIKYKRIAK
- a CDS encoding PilZ domain-containing protein, which codes for MIERRQFSRVVYQTPTDISQGNVNVSGSVQDLSLHGLLIQCDKLQQLRTDIPVQVSFKLENSDINIQLEATIVSTINTSMRLRIEHLDIDSISHLKRLVELNVGDDELLYREIEHLTDLGNE